A genomic window from Clostridium aceticum includes:
- a CDS encoding DNA-3-methyladenine glycosylase: protein MGKLCREFYNRPTLEVAKDLLGKYLVHYVGSNKYIGKIVEVEAYIGEIDKACHAYNNKITNRTKVLYDPPGTAYVYLIYGMYYCFNVVTEEEGKAAAVLVRAVEPIEALEKMVENRYKKKMDEISKKQLKNLTNGPGKLCMAMHITKENNGMNLLGDELYIMESEETSSFDIVTTKRINIDYAEEAIDFPWRFYIKDHPCVSKK from the coding sequence ATGGGGAAGCTATGCAGAGAATTTTATAATAGACCTACTTTAGAGGTAGCTAAAGATTTGCTAGGGAAGTATTTAGTGCATTATGTAGGAAGTAATAAATATATCGGTAAAATCGTAGAAGTAGAGGCTTATATAGGAGAAATTGATAAGGCATGTCATGCCTATAACAATAAAATTACCAATAGAACAAAAGTGTTATACGACCCTCCTGGTACTGCCTATGTTTATTTAATCTACGGTATGTACTATTGTTTCAATGTTGTAACGGAGGAAGAGGGGAAGGCTGCTGCTGTCTTAGTCAGAGCTGTAGAGCCGATAGAGGCTTTAGAAAAAATGGTGGAAAATAGATATAAAAAGAAGATGGATGAAATATCTAAAAAACAACTTAAGAACCTAACCAATGGCCCAGGGAAGCTTTGCATGGCAATGCATATAACAAAAGAGAATAATGGCATGAATCTTTTGGGTGATGAATTATATATCATGGAAAGTGAAGAAACTTCTTCCTTTGATATAGTAACCACCAAAAGAATTAATATAGACTATGCAGAGGAAGCTATAGATTTTCCCTGGAGATTTTATATAAAAGATCATCCTTGTGTATCAAAAAAATAA
- a CDS encoding response regulator — protein MRILIVDDHPLVRKGLSSTLSFDDKVKEIKEAGSIEEAIMIMSESNPEVTIIDLNLGSEDGLELIQRARNKNITTKFIVVTSSLKKEDFIRAQKAEVDGYILKEAFAEDILYGFSVVIRGKKFFDPEVMKYQLNQDKATSVETLTGREKDILNELGKGLSNLEIAQRLFISEHTVKKHVSNILSKLNLKHRTEAAIYINNTTRFNH, from the coding sequence ATGAGGATACTGATTGTGGATGATCATCCATTAGTGAGAAAAGGTTTATCATCTACTTTATCTTTTGATGATAAAGTGAAAGAAATAAAAGAAGCGGGGAGCATAGAAGAAGCAATAATGATCATGTCAGAATCTAATCCTGAAGTCACAATAATAGACTTAAATCTTGGCAGTGAAGATGGACTAGAACTTATCCAGAGGGCAAGAAATAAAAATATTACAACAAAGTTTATTGTGGTTACATCATCCTTGAAAAAGGAGGATTTTATAAGAGCTCAAAAAGCGGAGGTAGATGGATATATATTAAAAGAAGCTTTTGCTGAAGATATTTTATATGGATTTAGTGTTGTGATAAGAGGCAAAAAATTTTTTGATCCAGAAGTCATGAAATATCAGCTGAATCAAGATAAAGCTACATCAGTAGAAACATTAACAGGGCGAGAGAAGGATATTCTTAATGAATTAGGCAAAGGATTAAGTAATTTAGAAATTGCTCAAAGACTTTTTATATCAGAACATACTGTAAAGAAACATGTCAGTAATATTCTCTCTAAGCTGAATTTAAAACACAGAACAGAAGCTGCCATCTATATAAATAATACTACAAGGTTTAATCACTAG
- a CDS encoding lysophospholipid acyltransferase family protein: MRKVLGVIHFLLYAIYVSIFVIPKAKKLQKEDRIQEKRQLTDRISKRWSEVLIGATGSTVEVKGLENIPEEGPVLFVSNHQGYFDIPVLLLYLPKSLGFLAKIELKTWPVISKWLECIEGVFIDRNDMRQSLTAIKQATETLKSGQSMVIFPEGTRSKSSELSPFKPGSLRPAQKANVPIVPITIQNTYKILEANNDKNLTATKVILTVSPPIDFNDVSKDTSNDLIVQVHEIIKDNLQSS; this comes from the coding sequence ATGAGAAAAGTTTTAGGAGTAATTCATTTTTTATTATATGCTATTTATGTTAGCATTTTTGTTATTCCAAAAGCAAAAAAATTACAAAAAGAAGATCGTATTCAAGAAAAAAGACAGTTAACTGATAGAATTAGCAAACGTTGGTCTGAAGTATTAATAGGTGCTACTGGCAGTACTGTAGAAGTAAAAGGTTTAGAAAACATACCTGAGGAAGGACCTGTATTATTTGTAAGTAATCATCAAGGCTATTTTGACATTCCTGTTTTACTGCTTTATCTACCAAAATCTTTGGGCTTTTTAGCTAAGATTGAGCTAAAGACTTGGCCTGTCATCAGTAAGTGGTTGGAATGCATCGAAGGTGTTTTTATAGATCGTAATGATATGCGTCAATCCTTGACAGCCATTAAACAAGCCACTGAAACCCTTAAGTCTGGTCAATCAATGGTGATTTTCCCAGAGGGAACCAGAAGCAAGAGCAGCGAACTAAGCCCTTTTAAACCCGGTAGCTTAAGACCAGCACAAAAAGCAAATGTTCCTATTGTACCTATTACTATTCAAAATACTTATAAGATCTTAGAAGCTAATAACGATAAAAATCTTACCGCAACCAAAGTCATCCTCACTGTTTCTCCTCCAATTGACTTTAACGATGTCTCAAAGGATACCTCCAATGATTTAATTGTTCAGGTCCACGAAATCATCAAAGATAACCTACAAAGCTCCTAG
- a CDS encoding DUF5305 domain-containing protein — translation MKKSLNRSLRVSFIIIFIILIGIMSFSLYGKISYVEFSEEQIPRYSYKNKTDVSYEVFLKPNLLFDEESLGEDHTYFTEFIDHIQTTFNYGFYGEAVVSIEGDYEVLATIEGYNRETEGEKIIWKKDFIILPVNSFAVKDQKIFIEEDISFILEGYNKFADQVAEAAKTRTSTRLIIYMKVNLKANTEEGLIEEQKSPAIVIPLGESQVVIEKRQIGETEKNIEETIQVELPLGKKNLVLHGIFIGICLIGLIYVIFFTSNKPPKNKLEKTLNNIFKKHGSRLVALEEEKINPHDSYYKVKTIEDLVKIADEIEKPILYKHSLNPENITKFYIIDKTCMYVFDLRHLVKSSKENVVEEVENSETEI, via the coding sequence ATGAAAAAAAGTTTGAATAGAAGCTTAAGAGTAAGTTTTATTATAATATTTATAATTTTAATAGGGATTATGTCGTTTTCGCTATATGGCAAAATAAGTTATGTGGAATTTAGTGAGGAGCAAATTCCTCGTTATAGCTACAAAAACAAGACAGATGTCAGCTATGAGGTTTTTCTAAAGCCAAACCTATTATTTGATGAAGAAAGTTTAGGAGAAGATCATACATATTTTACAGAGTTTATAGATCATATCCAAACAACTTTTAATTATGGCTTTTATGGAGAAGCAGTAGTAAGTATAGAGGGTGACTATGAAGTCCTTGCAACCATAGAAGGTTATAACAGGGAAACAGAAGGGGAAAAAATCATATGGAAAAAAGATTTTATTATTTTACCAGTAAATAGCTTTGCTGTAAAGGATCAAAAAATCTTTATAGAAGAAGACATTTCTTTTATATTAGAAGGCTATAATAAGTTTGCAGATCAAGTGGCTGAGGCTGCCAAAACACGAACATCAACAAGATTGATTATATATATGAAGGTGAATCTGAAGGCTAATACAGAGGAGGGACTAATAGAAGAACAAAAGTCTCCTGCAATTGTTATTCCTCTTGGAGAAAGTCAGGTTGTAATAGAGAAAAGGCAGATAGGAGAAACAGAGAAGAATATTGAAGAAACCATACAAGTAGAGCTTCCTCTAGGCAAGAAAAACCTTGTTTTACACGGGATCTTTATAGGTATCTGCTTGATAGGCTTGATCTATGTTATTTTCTTTACCTCCAATAAACCTCCTAAAAACAAACTGGAGAAAACCCTAAATAACATATTTAAGAAGCATGGTAGCCGTCTGGTGGCTTTAGAAGAAGAAAAGATAAACCCTCATGATAGCTATTATAAAGTAAAGACGATAGAGGACCTGGTTAAAATTGCTGATGAAATAGAGAAACCCATTTTATACAAGCATAGCCTAAACCCTGAGAATATAACGAAGTTTTATATTATAGATAAAACATGCATGTACGTCTTTGATTTAAGGCATCTAGTAAAATCCTCAAAGGAAAATGTAGTAGAAGAAGTAGAAAATAGTGAAACTGAAATTTAA
- a CDS encoding signal peptidase I, with protein MIEKNYLPTRRSKIRCLLVLALMIGIYIIQNSSVASFIGVGSQLFYYIKPVLWVGCAVIVWNLPKVHPKGKLKHRSFLNLWAFNFGVLYIVVSIITGMIDGFGKSPYNRSIIGVITNICFVGTTLIGKEFIRSYLVNHLTKKENYFIFILVSLFMTVTTISFNQVLSLQELPTIIEFIARYFAPEFCQNLMATYLVFLGGPLTSMIYLGIFQLFHWLSPILPDVKWITAALIGILCPVFSLITLQNMYAKEAKQTKNTAQDEEGILGWIITSIISIGIVWFVVGVFPIYPSVIATGSMEPMIYPGDLILVRKIGDIEDIHRLQVGDVIQFRRNDILISHRIIDIREDDKGMTSYQTRGDNNTAVDTRLVKPEEINGTIIKVVPKVGWPTLLLKQKNDVLLEDIQF; from the coding sequence ATGATAGAAAAAAACTACTTACCCACAAGAAGATCTAAAATAAGGTGTCTTTTGGTGCTTGCTTTAATGATAGGGATATATATTATTCAAAATTCATCAGTGGCTTCCTTCATAGGTGTAGGAAGCCAGCTTTTTTATTATATAAAGCCTGTCCTATGGGTAGGGTGCGCTGTGATAGTATGGAATTTACCCAAGGTTCATCCTAAGGGCAAATTAAAGCATAGGAGTTTTCTTAACCTGTGGGCTTTTAATTTTGGAGTTTTATATATTGTGGTGTCTATAATCACAGGGATGATTGATGGTTTTGGGAAAAGCCCCTATAATCGTAGCATCATAGGGGTTATAACAAATATCTGCTTTGTTGGCACTACCCTGATAGGCAAAGAGTTCATAAGAAGTTATTTAGTAAATCATTTAACAAAGAAAGAGAACTACTTTATTTTTATCCTTGTGTCTCTGTTCATGACGGTTACTACAATTTCTTTTAATCAAGTCTTAAGCTTGCAGGAACTTCCAACCATCATTGAATTTATAGCTCGGTACTTTGCACCAGAGTTTTGCCAAAATTTAATGGCTACATACTTAGTTTTTCTTGGTGGTCCACTGACATCAATGATTTATCTAGGTATATTTCAGCTTTTTCACTGGTTATCTCCTATCCTTCCAGATGTTAAATGGATTACAGCTGCCCTTATAGGTATTCTATGTCCCGTGTTTTCGTTGATAACATTACAAAATATGTACGCAAAGGAAGCAAAACAGACAAAAAATACAGCTCAGGATGAAGAGGGGATACTGGGCTGGATTATTACAAGCATCATTTCCATTGGGATTGTATGGTTTGTAGTAGGTGTTTTCCCTATATACCCTTCTGTGATAGCTACAGGAAGTATGGAGCCTATGATATATCCAGGGGATCTTATATTGGTAAGAAAGATAGGGGACATAGAAGATATTCATCGGCTGCAGGTAGGGGATGTTATTCAGTTTAGGCGAAATGATATACTAATATCTCACCGAATTATAGATATAAGGGAAGATGATAAGGGCATGACTAGTTACCAAACAAGGGGGGACAATAACACAGCAGTAGATACAAGGTTAGTAAAGCCGGAAGAAATAAATGGCACAATAATAAAGGTAGTACCTAAAGTAGGTTGGCCAACACTACTTCTTAAACAAAAAAATGATGTTTTATTAGAGGATATACAATTTTAG
- a CDS encoding carbon-nitrogen hydrolase family protein — MRKFKMAVCQMLVTEDKEENLAKAEKMIREAKSQGAHIAVLPEIFNCPYSRKAMVQAAETYPGETTNRLSSLAKELSMYIVGGSIAEKSHDKIYNTSFIFGPLGELLGSHRKMHLFDIDIKGKITFKESDVFEAGEKVTVVDTEFCKIGVAICFDVRFPELMRIMALKGAEVIIIPAAFNTTTGPAHWHDTIKIRAVDNQVYCIGASPARNLQSNYHAYGFSTIIDPFGKVIAATKEEETIIYGEIDLDYLEKVREELPLLKNRRKDLYTLTEL, encoded by the coding sequence ATGCGTAAGTTTAAAATGGCGGTTTGCCAGATGCTTGTTACTGAAGATAAGGAAGAAAACCTAGCTAAAGCTGAAAAAATGATACGTGAGGCAAAATCTCAAGGTGCTCACATAGCAGTACTACCGGAAATATTTAATTGTCCCTATAGCAGAAAGGCTATGGTACAGGCGGCAGAAACTTATCCAGGGGAGACCACCAATAGGCTATCAAGTTTAGCAAAAGAATTATCTATGTACATTGTAGGAGGATCTATAGCAGAAAAGTCCCATGATAAAATCTACAATACTTCCTTTATCTTTGGACCATTGGGAGAGCTTTTAGGCAGCCATAGGAAAATGCACTTGTTTGATATAGATATTAAAGGAAAAATTACCTTTAAAGAATCAGATGTCTTTGAAGCAGGGGAAAAGGTGACAGTAGTAGATACAGAATTCTGCAAGATAGGTGTAGCTATATGTTTTGATGTGAGATTTCCAGAGCTTATGAGAATAATGGCACTAAAGGGGGCAGAAGTGATTATTATACCAGCAGCTTTTAACACCACCACCGGACCTGCTCATTGGCATGATACCATTAAAATCAGAGCGGTAGACAACCAAGTCTACTGCATAGGTGCATCTCCTGCTCGAAACCTGCAATCTAACTATCATGCCTACGGATTTTCTACCATTATAGATCCTTTTGGAAAAGTAATCGCTGCTACGAAGGAAGAGGAAACTATTATCTATGGAGAAATAGACTTAGATTATTTAGAAAAGGTGAGAGAAGAACTTCCTCTATTGAAGAATAGACGAAAAGATTTATATACCCTAACAGAGTTGTAA
- a CDS encoding sensor histidine kinase has product MLLKKSGDFATTVSEQSNLILSFILITGVIQLLTKYIKKTEEESVELSETNRRLVIANEEIKQSMDYIMELYRVTQLFTRQESKNNLIQLMLHYGRKITKNSGVLFIYPNKSNTEFIIQSDKLSKDLKEEIRCEVIKKWSAIIKKDTPVELNIKSNQLLLISIKSSYRVYGILGIDITYVDSGVSYKETLEQLKFLSNLSSITLEKFQLEQVNEELLISEEQNRIANEIHDSVLQRLFSVSCSMFTTIKSLRMMKAYKIEAELNTMRACMNSVVKDLRATIYGLSWTKDGVNNFIVNIENYLNEMRALNNIIIRFNPRGNHELLCMTQKKALYRMICEGIGNATRHGSAQEIEVTLEVKEGVTSLQIIDNGIGFDAMLLEKNKKMGLGIRNIFQLTCSLNGRINLNSQIGMGTKIDITIPNDIPKTYKEEVV; this is encoded by the coding sequence TTGTTGCTAAAAAAGAGTGGGGATTTTGCTACTACAGTCAGTGAACAGTCTAATCTCATATTGAGCTTTATACTCATTACTGGAGTTATTCAACTTTTAACAAAGTATATAAAAAAGACTGAAGAAGAAAGTGTTGAGCTTTCAGAAACAAATAGACGGTTGGTAATAGCCAATGAAGAAATTAAGCAGTCAATGGACTATATCATGGAACTTTATAGGGTGACACAGTTGTTTACAAGACAGGAAAGTAAAAATAATTTAATTCAGTTAATGTTACATTATGGAAGGAAAATTACAAAAAATAGTGGTGTTTTATTTATATATCCGAATAAGTCCAATACTGAATTCATTATTCAGTCAGATAAGCTATCTAAAGACTTAAAAGAAGAGATTCGTTGTGAAGTAATAAAAAAATGGTCTGCTATTATCAAAAAAGACACACCTGTTGAATTGAATATAAAAAGCAATCAACTGCTACTTATTTCTATAAAATCTAGTTATAGGGTCTATGGCATACTAGGAATTGATATAACATATGTAGACAGTGGAGTAAGTTATAAAGAAACCCTAGAGCAGTTGAAATTTTTATCAAATCTCAGTTCTATCACACTAGAAAAATTTCAGCTAGAGCAGGTGAATGAAGAGTTGTTAATTAGTGAAGAACAAAATCGGATAGCAAATGAAATACATGATAGTGTGCTACAAAGACTTTTCAGTGTATCCTGTAGTATGTTTACTACAATCAAAAGTTTAAGAATGATGAAAGCTTATAAAATAGAAGCAGAACTTAATACAATGAGAGCTTGTATGAATAGTGTAGTGAAGGATTTAAGAGCTACAATTTATGGTCTTAGTTGGACAAAGGATGGTGTAAATAATTTTATAGTTAACATTGAAAACTATCTAAATGAGATGAGAGCATTAAATAATATAATCATTCGTTTTAATCCAAGAGGAAATCACGAACTTTTGTGCATGACGCAAAAAAAAGCACTGTATAGAATGATATGTGAAGGCATTGGTAATGCAACAAGACATGGATCAGCTCAAGAAATAGAGGTAACGCTTGAGGTAAAAGAAGGTGTTACTTCCCTTCAAATAATAGATAACGGCATAGGATTTGATGCTATGCTTTTAGAAAAAAATAAAAAAATGGGTTTGGGGATAAGAAATATTTTTCAACTGACCTGTTCCTTAAATGGAAGGATAAACTTAAATAGCCAGATAGGTATGGGGACAAAAATAGATATCACGATTCCTAATGATATACCAAAAACTTATAAGGAGGAAGTTGTATGA